TGGTCGCGGAAGCCCCCACGGTGTGCAACTGTAGTGTGAACCTCACCTGGAGCCCCGAGACGCCGCAGATCGATAGCGATGTCATGTTCCAGGGCGAGGTGAGCATATCGGAGGGCTGCAACGCCACCGCGGATACGTGGTTGTGGACCTTCGGCGACGGGAATACCAGTGCGGAGCAGAATCCGCTCTATGCCTACAACGCAGCAGGAACCTTCCCGGTCACGCTGGACGTCACCCTCACGGATGGCACGTTCTGCACGGATACGGGAGACATCACGGTCATCGCCGCCCCGCCCGTAGAGACCATGCAAGTTCCCGCCCCGGAGAACGAGACAGGAACGAACACCACGTAATCCCCCACCCTTTTTCAGGGGGATCCAGCTGCAACCGCAGCAGGGGGAGATAGCGGAAGAGGCGGTGCACGATCCGCAGCGGAGGCTGCACGCGGGCCGTCTGCCAGGCGCTCCTGCGGCCAGGCACCCGCAGGATTGCAGCCGCTGCCACGGCGGACGACCGTTCCCTTCGATCCCGATCCTGCACTCCCGGGATCCCTCGCAGTCCCCGCCTTCTGGCCGGAAGGGCATCCCCGGGTCTGCATCGCTGCCCAGCCGGGATCGCCACCCTCCCACCCATGTTCATGCCGACAGTGAGCCCGGAAGCCCATCCACGCCGCCGTTCTGCCCGATAGGATCCGTGGCTGCACCCCGCTCACGTATCGGGACGACCGACGGGAAATTCCTGCATGCCGCCCGTCTCCTATCCAGGATTCGGTCCCGTCACCAGAATGAATCAGGCCGCCTTTTTACCTCCCGCTGCCCACGCTCAGGCATGCCCGCAACCCCCGGGACATTCGCCGGCAGGGAGAGGATGGAGGGGCTGTCCCGGGTCGTCCACACCGTGGACGCCTCCACCGCGGCCCTGATCGTCACCAACATCGGCGTGCTCGCCCTGGCCCTCTACCAGCAGGGGGAGATCGGGACCGTGCTCTGGATCAACTGGTCGCAGAGCGTCATCATCGGCTTCTTCCAGTTCTTCAAGATTCTCTCGCTGCGGCAGTTCACCACCGATGGCATGACCTCGAACGGCATGCCGGTAGCCCCGACGAGACAGTCGCTGCGGAGCCTTGCGGGGTTCTTCGCAGTCCACTACTACGGATTCTTTCACCTGGGCTACATGGCCTTCCTCTGGACCGAGGTCCCGCTGACCGCGGATGTCGCCCCCCTCGTCCTCCCGGGGGGCGCTCCTCTTCTTCTTCAACCACGCCCTCTCCTTCGCCCTGAACTACCGGGCCGACTCCCTCCGCCGGCAGCACCTGGGCCGCGTCCTGCTCGTCCCCTGCGCCCGGATCGTCCCGA
This Methanomicrobiales archaeon DNA region includes the following protein-coding sequences:
- a CDS encoding DUF6498-containing protein produces the protein MPATPGTFAGRERMEGLSRVVHTVDASTAALIVTNIGVLALALYQQGEIGTVLWINWSQSVIIGFFQFFKILSLRQFTTDGMTSNGMPVAPTRQSLRSLAGFFAVHYYGFFHLGYMAFLWTEVPLTADVAPLVLPGGAPLLLQPRPLLRPELPGRLPPPAAPGPRPARPLRPDRPDAPRHRLLVHLPERVRARPLHAPEDGSRYGHAPLRARGRGAGDTGSLPRIGAGIPPVAFES